The window AGGGTAACCACAAAGACACAGCCTGTCCCGCATTTATCGGGAAAGGCACAAAGAAAAATAATTAGTAATTAATGATTGGTTATTTAATAATTAAGCTCGAATCTCATGCCATCTCCATACTTCATGTTAAATTTATTTATATGGAATCTAATAATTAATTTCACAAATATTTATTATTTAGTATTGAATATCAGAGAGATACAAGTTTTACTCGTGTAATAGCTTAATAGCTCTGTTTAAATATAGTTTTCTTTGTGAAAACCTTAGTGTCTTTGTGCCTTTGTGGTTCAGGTTTCAGCTTTAGCTGATAAACTTTTGTTTTCTTTTGACTCTTTTGTGGTTGAAAGAATCAGCTTTAGCTGATAAATATTTATGTAAATTTGTAGTTATAAAAACTTAGAATTTGAATTCAATTTTCACCATATCACTTGATTTTGAGCTCCACTGGGGTGGCTTTGAAAAATGGCCTTTGAATGAAGCCAAAAAGCAATACTTTCTCAACACCCGAAAGCTAATTCCGCAGTTGTTGGATTTATTTGAGCAGCATGAAGTGCATGTGAGCTGGGCTACTGTAGGTTTGTTGATGCATGAAAGTAAGGATCAATTAAAACAGAATTTTCCTGAACTTAAACCAAGTTATGATCAGAAGCATTTATCAGCTTATCATTTTCTTGAATCTGTTGGTATTGGTGAGAACGAACAAGAAGATCCTTACCATTATGCAGATTCACTAATTAAAGATATTATCAGTCGAAGAGGACAGGAATTGGCTTCGCATAGCTTTGCCCACTATTATTGTAATGAGAAAGGTCAAACTTTAGCGCAATTTGATGCAGACTGTAAAGCGATTACAAAGGCTTCTGAAAAATACGAGCAAAAGTTAAGATCCCTAGTTTTTCCACGTAATCAGTTTAATACAGCATATTTAAAAGTCTGCTATGAAAATGGGATAGATATTATACGCTCTAATCCAGTGGATTGGTGGTGGGATATTTCCGATGGAGCATTAAATGAAAGCAAATGGAAGCGTTTAAACCGTGGCTTAGATGCTTATTTTAATATTGGTGGTAAAACTTCTTACAGCATAGATGCCATTCAGCAAAAAGAAGGCGTGTATTTATTACCGGCTAGTCGATTATTAAGACCTTATAATCCTAAGGAGCTATTCTTAAATAAGAAAAAGATCAATCGTATAAAGAAAGAAATGACGATTGCAGCTCAAAAGGCTGAATTTTATCACTTATGGTGGCATCCTCATAATTTCGGCAATCATTCAGAAGAGAATCTGGATGGATTGAGAGAGATATTGACTCATTTCAGCTTTTTGCAGAAGGAGTACGGTATGAAGAGTTTGAATATGGGGGAGATAGCGGAGAAGTTGGAAGATGGAAGTATATTACAGCCCAAGGCTGATTTGAACCACAAAGGCACAAAGACACAAAGGAATTAGACCAAAATTTGATAAATGTATAGTAATTATAGATTTTGTTAGTCAATATTGATTTTCACTGGAAATCATATAACAAGATCTATTCATTTCAAACCCTTAGTGTCTTTCCCGATAAATGCGGGACAGGCTGTGTCTTTGTGGTTAGTTGCAGCCTTTGGCTGAAAATAATGCTTAGCATTATAAATAGAAATCAAAATTTGGCATCTTAGCAGTTTAAAACTTAATAACCTAAATACCTCAAAACTTCTACACTTACATACATGAAAAAAATCCTACGCATTACCACAGTGCCTATCTCCTTAAATATTCTTCTGACAGGACAACTAAAATATATGCGGGAGCAAGGTTATGAGGTAATTACAGCTAGTGCTGATGGTCCGGAGGTTCAAGAAGTATGCGATAGAGAAGGTGTAAAACATTATAAAATTAATTTTACTAGAATTTTAAGTCCGCTCCAGGATCTTAGAGCGCTTATACAACTTATACGATTAATTCGAGATGAGAAGCCAGATATTGTGCATACCCATACACCAAAGGCAGGCTTGCTAGGGATGTTAGCAGCTAGAATTTGTAGTGTTAAATGTAGAATGCATACGGTAGCTGGGATGCCTTTAATGGAAGCCTCAGGTCTAACTCGCAGGATCCTTAGGGTGACAGAAAAAGTCACTTATTTCTGTGCTCAAAAAGTTTATCCTAATTCATATAGACTGAAAGAATATATGGAAACTGCATTTCCTTCCTATCAATCTAAATTTAAAATTATAGGTGAGGGGAGTTCAAATGGAATCAATACAGATTATTTTTCGACCCATGAAGTATCGGAGGGCCTGATTAAAAAGGTTCAAAATGATTATAAGATTCCGTTGAATTCTACGGTTTTTGTTTTTGTGGGACGATTGGTTGAGGATAAAGGAATTCATGACTTAGTTAAAGCCTTTAAAAATATAGAAGCTAATTCTTATCTTATTTTAGTTGGAGCCTTTGAGGATGAGCGCGAGGCTGTGAATCCAGAAATCAAAAGTGAGATAGAAAATAACTGTAGAATTATACATGTAGGATTTCAAAAAGATATCAGGCCTTTCCTTGCTGCCTCAGATATTTTTGTTTTCCCTTCTTATCGCGAGGGATTTCCTAACGTTGTATTGCAAGCTGCATCTATGGGACTTCCTTCTATAGTTTCAGATATCAATGGAAGCAATGAGATCATCACTCATGGTGAAAATGGATTAATTGTTCCTGTAAAAAGTGCTAATGAGCTTGAATCTGCAATGGTGGAGCTACTTACTGATTTATCTAAAAGAAAAGCGTTAGCTGCTAAAGCCAGGCATTCCATTATGAATAAATACGATCAACAGAAAGTTTGGAAAGCAATTTTGAATGAATATCAGTAGTGTTAATAGGAGCAGTTACCTTAGTTGAGATCACTTACAATGACGGATGTTATACAACGTCAAACTTCTAACTGCAAACTATTCAACCTATACCAAGCTAAACCAGATTTCATCTCCTGGTTTTAGTTGCGCTACCGAATCTAAATCATCCTCTTCGATATTGGCAATTCTGGGATAACCACCAGTGGTTTGGGCATCGTTAAGTAAAATTATGGCCTGACCACTTTGTGTTAATTGAATAGTTCCAGGGATTATTCCAGAAGATATTAATTCATCTCTTTCTTCAGCCTTAGCAAGTTTACTTTCTAAACGATACCCCATTCTGTTTGAATCAGAAGAAATGATATGTCCTTGACTAAAGAATTCAGCAATGGTCATTCTTGATATATTTTCAAAATCTGGGCCTGGCTTAACTCTTACTCTTATTTTGGTCGATAGAACGGGTGGTGTTTTGTTTTTATCCCAGCTTTCTGTTTTGTTTAAATAATGAGAATCAATTGATATTTTAGATCCCTTCTTTATAAAACTGTCTGCTGTTGCCTCGGGCGATTGCAATAATGGGCTGGCACTGTTTTTCCACTTTTGTACGTTCCATTTTCCTGCTACAGCTAAGTAGGCTCTACTCCCTGCTTTCAGCTTTCCGAAGCTAATAATGGATCCGCTAGTTAAATAATGTGCTTTATTATTATCAATTAGTACTCCATCTGAATAGACTTCAAAATTTGCTCCGGTTATGGCAATTAAAGCATCAGAATCAAAAAGTATTTCAGGTCCAGTTAATGTAATTTCAAATACAGGTTCATTTTTATCATTACTTACTAAAAAGTTAGCCATTTTAGCAGATTTTTGATCCAATGCACCCCCAATTGGAATGCCCAGATATTGGTAGCCTAATCTTCCTTTATCTTGAATAGTGGTTTGTAAACCAGGTTTGAGAAATGTGAGTGTAAGCTTAGGATCCATGCTGTACTAATTCTTTATATTCTTCTTGACCAATCGATTTGAACTTAACTTTATCCCCCATATTTAATAGTATGCCTTCCTCTTTTGAAGCATCAAATATTTCGATAGGAGTTCTTCCAATAATTTGCCAGCCTCCTGGTGCATTAATGGGATAAATTCCAGTTTGACTACCAGCAATTGCAACACTTCCCTTATCCACTCTTTTTCGTGGCGTATCCTTCCTTTTGCATTTAAGCTTTTCAGGAAGCTTTCCCAAATAGGGGAAGCCAGGAAGAAATCCCATCATAAAGACATAATATTCTTGGCTAGTATGTAATTTGACTAATTCATTTATACTTAAGCCTAATTCATTTGATAAGCTTTCTAAATCTACTCCAAAGCTCAAATCATAACAAACCGGGATTTCAATCAGATTAGATTTCTCATTGAGATTAAGTTGATCAATTTCAATCTCTTCAATTTTACTTTTTAAATCATGATAAGAGGTTTTTGACTTATCATATCTTACGGTTAAAGAACAATATGCTGGGATTTGATATAAAATATAATCTAGCTTATTGATTGCTTTAAAATAAGCATTGACTAGCTTATTAATCTCTAAGTCAATTTTTTGCTCAAAATTTATAAGAAGAGCGCTATCACCATATTCTATAATATCCATCATATTGAAAAAGCTTTAATCTCAATATTTGAGTTCGAGATTATGGTTTTTAGTATTTCCTCAGCAAGTGGATTGTCTCCATGTATGCATAAGCTATCAATTTCTAGTGGAATGTTTCTGCCTGAAGAAGTTTTAACTACATGCTCTTCAGTTATTAATTTAAGCTGCATTAAGCTTTCATCTACTGACTCCAAAACAGATCCTTTTTCTTTTCTACTCATCAATTTACCATTCTTGAGATACCTTCTGTCTAAAAAGCCTTCTCTTATAAATTTAAATCCAGCTTTTTGTGCTTGCTCTTGAAATGGACTTCCTGCTAATCCCATAATAGCTAGTCTTGGGTCAATTTCTTTCACTGCCTGTAAAAAGACTTCTGCTTCTTTCGAATTATGTGCTATTTCATTATATAAAGCCCCATGTGCCTTTACGTAATTCATTTTAGCTCCCTTACTTTCAGCCATGCCTTTAAGTGCAGCTATTTGATACTTTATTTGTGATTTGAGTTCCTCAGCAGGAATATCAATTTTTCTTCTACCAAAACCTGCTAAATCAGGATAGGAGGGGTGAGCACCAATTTGCACCTTATGTTTTATAGCACTTTCAATAGTCTTTTCCATATGATATGGATCTCCACCATGAAAACCACAGGCTATATTACAAGAGCTTATGTAGGGAAAAACGGCATCATCATTACCTTTTTTGAATTGGCCGTAGCTTTCTCCTAGATCACAATTTATATCAATAGAATTCATTTGAATGTTTAAATAATTCCGAAAGCACTTAATATGCTTCTTGCTCCTAATAAAATAGTTGTTATGATTACCACAACGCCTATTACGTTAATGAGTTTAGAATTTACATGATTTCCCATTAATTCCTTATCATTTACGATCCACAATAAATAAATAGCTAATATTGGTAGCAATAATCCATTGGTGACCTGAGCAAATAATATTAAGGCGGTAGTTTCAAATCCCCAAGAGGCTACTATAATTCCAGAGAGAAGAACTAATGCCCAAGTAAGCTTAAATTTAATATTCTGTAATCCGCCTTTCCAATCCAGAATTTCTGATGTAGCATAGGCTGCAGCTAAGGGTGCAGTTATACTCGATGAAAAGCCAGCGGCTAAGAAACCAAATGCAATAAAACTTATAGACCAATCACCTAAAATGGGCTGTAGTTGTGTCCCCAAAGAATTAATGCCTTTAAATTCATTTTGATTCCCTTCAAAAGCAATGGCCGCGGTAATCATAATGGCCATGGTAATAATCCCTCCTAAAGTTACAGATATAACAGTATCCAATCGCGACATATTCAGACTGTCAGTATCTTTAAACTTAGTTTTACTAGCTGAAGCATGTAAAAATAAGTTATAGGGCACTACGGTTGTTCCCACTAATCCTACCACCATTAAAGTAGCATTTTCTGGGATAAGGGGTACAAATAACCCTTTAATAATTGCTGAGATTGAAGGTTCTAATAAAATGGCTGCACAAATGAAAACTATTCCCATAATGCTTACCAATACCACCAAGAATCTTTCAATGTATTTATATTTACCTATAAGCAACAAGATGAATGCTGTTATACCTATCAGTAACAATAAAGAGTTTATCCCTAAAAACTCTGGTACTTTACCGAAGCCCATTATTGCGCCTGCTAAGTTCCCGGATTCATAAGCTGCGTTCCCCACCACTATGGCACTAATGACTAATGCGAAACTGAGGTATCGAAAAACTTTATTGACTGACTTTTTTCTAATAGCCTCACCCAAACCCATTTTGGCTTGTGTACCTAAGCGAGCCGTCATTTCTTGTAAGATTATCGTAGCAAAAATGGAAAATAACATGGCCCATAGGAGTGTATAGCCATAACCAGCACCTGCTAAACTAGCAGTAGTTACTGTGCCAGGACCTATAAAGGCTGCAGCTACAATCATTCCTGGCCCTAGTTGTTTTAACTTTTTAAACATGCTGAAAATATAAGTAAAATATTCTCAGCACGCTTAAATTTAGAATGAAGAATCGAGATTTATGCGGTTTCTAATTCTTGATCAAAAATACTACTGTCAGCAGCAAATTTTCTAATTAAATCTATTTCCAATCTATCGGTTAATCCTTTTGAATAATGTAATTTTTTTAATCTTAAGCTTTCATCTACCAAAAACTCAGCTGGAATGGTATTTAGCGACTCACCCTCTGTTGGCATATTCATAGGTACACCTGCTATTTTGGCTTTGATTGCAGTTTGCACAAAGCTTTTTATATGACTTTTGGCTGAGGCAGATTTAGATTCTTCTAATCCATATTTGGCATAAATTTCCTTTTCAGGATCAGATATTAAAGGAATTGGAGATACTTCCTTGTGAAATGTACTTCTTAATAAAACACTTTCTTTTGATTCAAAAAAGAAAATCATTTCTAAGCCTTTTGCTTTCAATTCTTCATGAACCTTCGTTAATGCGTGAACTCTTAGATTACAGAATGGACAACCGGCATGTCTAAAGAACGCGATGAGTAGTTTTTTACCTTTATATTCTTCTAAGTTAATTTGTCGATCATATATATCTTTTTCATTAAAAAGAGGCGCTAATGCTGTTTTTGTTAATCTCATATATTATTTATTTTCACTATTTACGATCATTCTATAATCGTCAGATTTAAAAATTAAATTTTGTTTTTTAAATTCTTAGGCTGACAACAAAGAAATCGTCAATCTGTTATCAGAGACTTAAAATTATATTGATTTAGGTTAAAAGAATGAATTATACTATTAAAGTCTTTTAAAAAGTTAAGAGCTTTAATGAATTCTTGCTTAACTTTGCAACTAATGTCAGCAAAAGATGTTGACAATTGAAAATAAATGTATCACCAAAGCAGGGCTGTGAACCCTGTGAAACCGTGAATTATGAGTAAAAAAGGAAGAGTATTAGTAGCCATGAGCGGAGGAATTGACAGCTCATTGGCAGCCGTGTTACTACACGAGCAAGGTTATGAAGTTATTGGAATGACCATGAAAACCTGGGATTATGCATCCTCAGGAAGTTCAAAAAAAGAGACTGGATGTTGTAGTCTAGATTCTATCAATGATGCCCGAAATTTAGCAGTAAATTTGGGTTTTCCTCATTACATCTTAGATATCCGAGAAGAATTTGGAGATTATGTAATCGATCACTTTACGGATGAATACCTAGCTGGAAGAACTCCAAACCCTTGTGTATTATGTAATACGCACATTAAATGGGATTCCTTATTAAGAAGAGCGGATAAATTAGGATGTGATTATATAGCAACCGGACATTATGCTAAAGTGAGAGAAGAAAATGGTCGATATGTTATTTCAAGAGGTAAAGACTTGAATAAGGATCAGTCTTATGCACTCTGGGGTGTATCTCAAGAAAGTTTAAGCAGAACGATTTTACCTTTAGGTGATTTAACAAAGCCTGAAATTCGTAAAATGGCAGAAGATAGAGGGTTCTATGAATTAGTGAATAAATCAGAATCTTACGAAATCTGCTTTGTACCGGATAATGATTATAGAGGCTTTTTGAAAAGAAGAGTAGATGGCCTGGAAGAAGAGGTGAAAGGTGGGGAATTCGTATTAGAGGATGGAACCGTAGTAGGTACGCATGAAGGATACCCTTTCTACACAGTGGGTCAAAGAAAAGGTTTAGGTATAGCGCTTGGCTATCCCGTTTATGTTACAGAAATACAAAAGGATAAGAACAGAGTGGTTCTAGGTACTTTTGATGAATTGTCTCGTGATGGTATGTATGTTAAAAATCTTGTGATGAGCAAATATGCATCATTAGATGATAGGGTAGATACGGTCACTAAAGTTAGATATAATGATGGTGGGACTCCCGCTGTAATAGAGCAAGTAGGAGATACTATGAAAGTGTTCTTTGGCAAAGGTGTTCCGGCTATTGCGCCTGGTCAGGCTGCAGTATTCTATGAAGGAGATGATGTGATTGGTGGTGGTTGGATTCATTCTTCTTTCAATCAACAAAAAATAAAAAATGAGGCTTTATCTAATTCTATTTAGTCTCTTTTTAATTCTTGCATCATGTGAGAATTCTACTGTAGCTCCAAATAAAGAAATATTG is drawn from Marivirga arenosa and contains these coding sequences:
- a CDS encoding polysaccharide deacetylase family protein; the encoded protein is MNSIFTISLDFELHWGGFEKWPLNEAKKQYFLNTRKLIPQLLDLFEQHEVHVSWATVGLLMHESKDQLKQNFPELKPSYDQKHLSAYHFLESVGIGENEQEDPYHYADSLIKDIISRRGQELASHSFAHYYCNEKGQTLAQFDADCKAITKASEKYEQKLRSLVFPRNQFNTAYLKVCYENGIDIIRSNPVDWWWDISDGALNESKWKRLNRGLDAYFNIGGKTSYSIDAIQQKEGVYLLPASRLLRPYNPKELFLNKKKINRIKKEMTIAAQKAEFYHLWWHPHNFGNHSEENLDGLREILTHFSFLQKEYGMKSLNMGEIAEKLEDGSILQPKADLNHKGTKTQRN
- a CDS encoding Nramp family divalent metal transporter; this encodes MFKKLKQLGPGMIVAAAFIGPGTVTTASLAGAGYGYTLLWAMLFSIFATIILQEMTARLGTQAKMGLGEAIRKKSVNKVFRYLSFALVISAIVVGNAAYESGNLAGAIMGFGKVPEFLGINSLLLLIGITAFILLLIGKYKYIERFLVVLVSIMGIVFICAAILLEPSISAIIKGLFVPLIPENATLMVVGLVGTTVVPYNLFLHASASKTKFKDTDSLNMSRLDTVISVTLGGIITMAIMITAAIAFEGNQNEFKGINSLGTQLQPILGDWSISFIAFGFLAAGFSSSITAPLAAAYATSEILDWKGGLQNIKFKLTWALVLLSGIIVASWGFETTALILFAQVTNGLLLPILAIYLLWIVNDKELMGNHVNSKLINVIGVVVIITTILLGARSILSAFGII
- the pxpB gene encoding 5-oxoprolinase subunit PxpB; protein product: MMDIIEYGDSALLINFEQKIDLEINKLVNAYFKAINKLDYILYQIPAYCSLTVRYDKSKTSYHDLKSKIEEIEIDQLNLNEKSNLIEIPVCYDLSFGVDLESLSNELGLSINELVKLHTSQEYYVFMMGFLPGFPYLGKLPEKLKCKRKDTPRKRVDKGSVAIAGSQTGIYPINAPGGWQIIGRTPIEIFDASKEEGILLNMGDKVKFKSIGQEEYKELVQHGS
- a CDS encoding peroxiredoxin-like family protein, which codes for MRLTKTALAPLFNEKDIYDRQINLEEYKGKKLLIAFFRHAGCPFCNLRVHALTKVHEELKAKGLEMIFFFESKESVLLRSTFHKEVSPIPLISDPEKEIYAKYGLEESKSASAKSHIKSFVQTAIKAKIAGVPMNMPTEGESLNTIPAEFLVDESLRLKKLHYSKGLTDRLEIDLIRKFAADSSIFDQELETA
- a CDS encoding LamB/YcsF family protein; the encoded protein is MNSIDINCDLGESYGQFKKGNDDAVFPYISSCNIACGFHGGDPYHMEKTIESAIKHKVQIGAHPSYPDLAGFGRRKIDIPAEELKSQIKYQIAALKGMAESKGAKMNYVKAHGALYNEIAHNSKEAEVFLQAVKEIDPRLAIMGLAGSPFQEQAQKAGFKFIREGFLDRRYLKNGKLMSRKEKGSVLESVDESLMQLKLITEEHVVKTSSGRNIPLEIDSLCIHGDNPLAEEILKTIISNSNIEIKAFSI
- a CDS encoding glycosyltransferase family 4 protein encodes the protein MKKILRITTVPISLNILLTGQLKYMREQGYEVITASADGPEVQEVCDREGVKHYKINFTRILSPLQDLRALIQLIRLIRDEKPDIVHTHTPKAGLLGMLAARICSVKCRMHTVAGMPLMEASGLTRRILRVTEKVTYFCAQKVYPNSYRLKEYMETAFPSYQSKFKIIGEGSSNGINTDYFSTHEVSEGLIKKVQNDYKIPLNSTVFVFVGRLVEDKGIHDLVKAFKNIEANSYLILVGAFEDEREAVNPEIKSEIENNCRIIHVGFQKDIRPFLAASDIFVFPSYREGFPNVVLQAASMGLPSIVSDINGSNEIITHGENGLIVPVKSANELESAMVELLTDLSKRKALAAKARHSIMNKYDQQKVWKAILNEYQ
- a CDS encoding 5-oxoprolinase subunit C family protein; its protein translation is MDPKLTLTFLKPGLQTTIQDKGRLGYQYLGIPIGGALDQKSAKMANFLVSNDKNEPVFEITLTGPEILFDSDALIAITGANFEVYSDGVLIDNNKAHYLTSGSIISFGKLKAGSRAYLAVAGKWNVQKWKNSASPLLQSPEATADSFIKKGSKISIDSHYLNKTESWDKNKTPPVLSTKIRVRVKPGPDFENISRMTIAEFFSQGHIISSDSNRMGYRLESKLAKAEERDELISSGIIPGTIQLTQSGQAIILLNDAQTTGGYPRIANIEEDDLDSVAQLKPGDEIWFSLV
- the mnmA gene encoding tRNA 2-thiouridine(34) synthase MnmA — its product is MSKKGRVLVAMSGGIDSSLAAVLLHEQGYEVIGMTMKTWDYASSGSSKKETGCCSLDSINDARNLAVNLGFPHYILDIREEFGDYVIDHFTDEYLAGRTPNPCVLCNTHIKWDSLLRRADKLGCDYIATGHYAKVREENGRYVISRGKDLNKDQSYALWGVSQESLSRTILPLGDLTKPEIRKMAEDRGFYELVNKSESYEICFVPDNDYRGFLKRRVDGLEEEVKGGEFVLEDGTVVGTHEGYPFYTVGQRKGLGIALGYPVYVTEIQKDKNRVVLGTFDELSRDGMYVKNLVMSKYASLDDRVDTVTKVRYNDGGTPAVIEQVGDTMKVFFGKGVPAIAPGQAAVFYEGDDVIGGGWIHSSFNQQKIKNEALSNSI